In one window of Anser cygnoides isolate HZ-2024a breed goose chromosome 3, Taihu_goose_T2T_genome, whole genome shotgun sequence DNA:
- the ACP1 gene encoding low molecular weight phosphotyrosine protein phosphatase isoform X3 yields MAAGEVKSVLFVCLGNICRSPIAEAVFRKLVTDEKVENKWRIDSAATSTYEIGNPPDYRGQTCMKKHGITMNHIARQITKDDFQTFDYILCMDESNLRDLKRKSNQVKDCKAKIELLGTYDPQKQLIIEDPYYGNEKDFETVYEQCVRCCKAFLEKPH; encoded by the exons GAAACATTTGTCGCTCTCCAATAGCTGAAGCAGTTTTTAGAAAACTTGTAACTGatgaaaaagttgaaaataag tggAGGATAGACAGTGCAGCAACATCTACCTATGAAATAGGAAACCCTCCTGACTATCGAGGACAGACTTGCATGAAGAAACATGGCATTACCATGAATCATATTGCCAGGCAG ATTACTAAAGATGATTTCCAGACCTTCGATTATATACTTTGCATGGATGAAAGCAATTTAAG agatctgaaaaggaaaagcaaccaGGTTAAAGACTGCAAGGCCAAAATTGAACTACTTGGGACATATGATCCACAGAAACAACTTATTATTGAAGATCCATACTAT gggAATGAAAAGGACTTTGAAACTGTTTACGAGCAGTGCGTTAGATGCTGTAAAGCATTTTTGGAGAAGCCTCATTAA
- the ACP1 gene encoding low molecular weight phosphotyrosine protein phosphatase isoform X4 — MAAGEVKSVLFVCLGNICRSPIAEAVFRKLVTDEKVENKWMTDSAAVSDWNVGRSPDARALSCLRNHGIETAHKARQITKDDFQTFDYILCMDESNLRDLKRKSNQVKDCKAKIELLGTYDPQKQLIIEDPYYGNEKDFETVYEQCVRCCKAFLEKPH, encoded by the exons GAAACATTTGTCGCTCTCCAATAGCTGAAGCAGTTTTTAGAAAACTTGTAACTGatgaaaaagttgaaaataag TGGATGACAGACAGTGCTGCCGTTTCAGACTGGAACGTGGGGCGATCCCCAGATGCAAGGGCTTTAAGCTGTCTAAGAAATCATGGCATTGAGACAGCACATAAAGCACGGCAG ATTACTAAAGATGATTTCCAGACCTTCGATTATATACTTTGCATGGATGAAAGCAATTTAAG agatctgaaaaggaaaagcaaccaGGTTAAAGACTGCAAGGCCAAAATTGAACTACTTGGGACATATGATCCACAGAAACAACTTATTATTGAAGATCCATACTAT gggAATGAAAAGGACTTTGAAACTGTTTACGAGCAGTGCGTTAGATGCTGTAAAGCATTTTTGGAGAAGCCTCATTAA